CTTGCGACCGCCAACCGTGCGCGCTCGACCAACCACGCGGCCGAGGAACCACCCCGCCCGACCCACCACCGCACCTCACCACCGCTGGGCCCGACCACCCGCCGCACCCGACCACCCGCCGCACCCGATCACCGCCAACCGTGAGGAAGATCCATGACGAACACCGCTGACCAGCCGATCGCCGCGCTGCGCTCCGGGCACGACTCGCTGGTCGCCCTCGTGCACACGCTGTCGCCCGAGCAAATCGCCGGTAGGTCCGGCGCCGCCGAGTGGTCCGTGGCCCAGGTGCTGAGTCATCTCGGTAGCGGCGCCGAGATCGGCCTGGCCGCGCTGAACGCCTCGCTCCACGGCGCCGAGAAGCCGGCCGAAGGCTTCAACCGCAGCGTCTGGGACCGCTGGGATGCGATGACGCCCCCGGACCAGGCCCACCACTTCATGATGTCCAACGAGAAGCTGGTCCGGGCCTACGAGAAGCTCGACGACGCCACCCGCACCAACGGGACCGTCGATCTGGGGTTCCTCCCGGCTCCGGTCGACGTGGCGACCGCCGCGAGCTTCCGGCTGACCGAGTTCGCGCTGCACAGCTGGGACGTGGCCGTCACTTTCGATCCGGACGCGACTCTGGCGCCTGAGGCCGTCGAGCCGCTCCTGACCACCGTGCCGCTGCTGATCGGCTGGATCGGCAAGCCGGCGGACGTACTCGGCGGGCACGGCGTCGCCGTCACCGTCCGAACCAGCGACCCGACCCGCGATTTCGGCCTGGAGATCACCGACAAGGTCGGGCTGGTCGACTCCCCCGACGACGCCGACGCCGAACTCGTCCTGCCTGCCGAGAGCTGGCTCCGGCTGGCCACCGGTCGCCTGCAACCGACCCACACCCCAGCCGGCGTGACGGTGAACGGCGACATCACCCTCGAGAAACTGCGGCAGATCTTCCCGGGGTACTGACCGTCCTCGTGTCGTCACTGCCGGTACCGGCATGACGAAGGGCACCCCGTGGAGCTTGGGGTGCCCTTCGTGATCAAGTCGCGAGGATCTACATTCCGCTGTTGATATTGGTGTCCAGAGCGCGGGTCAGACCCGGAGTGCTCGGAAGACCAGCGGCCGCTGACGGCGCCGGGAACTCATCGCCCTCCTCGACCTGGGTCGGGTGCAGCACGCGGAACATGAACGACTTGGTGCGCTCGTGCTGCGGGTTGCCGATGACCTGCTCGGCCGAACCCTCTTCGACGACATATCCGCCGTCCATGAAGATCACGCGATCGGCGACGTCGCGGGCGAAGGCCATCTCGTGGGTGACGACCATCATCGTCATGCCTTCCTTGG
This window of the Nakamurella panacisegetis genome carries:
- a CDS encoding maleylpyruvate isomerase family mycothiol-dependent enzyme, translating into MTNTADQPIAALRSGHDSLVALVHTLSPEQIAGRSGAAEWSVAQVLSHLGSGAEIGLAALNASLHGAEKPAEGFNRSVWDRWDAMTPPDQAHHFMMSNEKLVRAYEKLDDATRTNGTVDLGFLPAPVDVATAASFRLTEFALHSWDVAVTFDPDATLAPEAVEPLLTTVPLLIGWIGKPADVLGGHGVAVTVRTSDPTRDFGLEITDKVGLVDSPDDADAELVLPAESWLRLATGRLQPTHTPAGVTVNGDITLEKLRQIFPGY